Below is a window of Streptomyces sp. NBC_00223 DNA.
CCGTTCACGGTCCGGCTCACCCCTCTCTTCGCAATGTCGACCCCACCTCGCGCAGCAGGCTGGGCTTGGTGGCTTTGGGCGGACCTGCCAGGACGTCGTACCGCGCGCCCTCGACCGCCTTCAGCGCGGCACGCCCGCCGCCGACGAAACCGGCGAGCAGCAGCCGAAGCCTTCCACGGACGCTACCCACCAGGGGAGTACCTTCATACAACAGATCGCGGGCGCGTTCGGCCTCGAAGGCCACCAGTTCGCGTACTCGTTCGTTCGCGTGCGGTGCGGCGAGGTCTGCCTCCTCCACGGCGTAGCGTTTCATGTCCTCGGCCGGCAGATACACCCGGTCCCTGCCCAGGTCCTCCGCCACGTCCTGGATGTGCTCGACGATCTGGAGCGCCGTGCACACCGCGTCGGAGTGGCGGATGCGTTCGGGCGTCGAGGTGCCGGTGATGGACAGCACCAGCCGGCCGACCGGATTGGCGGACAGCTCGCAGTAGGCCAGCAGCTCGTCGTACGTGCTGTAGCGGCGCACGTGCTGGTCCTGGCGGTTGGCGCCGATCAGGCCGAGGAAGGGGTCGGGGGTCAGCCGGTGCCGGCGGACCGTGGGCTGAAGGGCGGTCAGCAGCGGGTGCGCGGGGGTGCCGTCGAAGACCTTGCGCAGATCGGCCTCGAAGGCGTCGAGCATGGCGAGCCGGTCCTCGGCGGCCTGCGGGTCGAGCCCGAGCAGGACCGCGTCCGCGCGTCCGCCGCCCGCGAGGTCGCCGTCACCGATGTCGTCGACCAGCCGGGCGAATCCGTACACCGCCATCAGGTCCCTGCGCCAGGCGCGCGGCAGGAACACCGGAGCCACGGGGAAGTTCTCGCGCGCGGCCTTGTCCAGGACGGCCCGGGACGTGTCGTCCCCGGTCACCGCGGAGTTCCCGGCACACAGGCGGCGAACGAGCCCCGGAACTGGATGGTCCCGATCTTCATGGCCGCCACATCCCCCGTTTTACACCGCCCGGTCGGATCTTCCCATTTCGGACACGCCGCTCCGGCGCTCCCGCACATCCGGTATCGATCATCGACAGGCTCCCAGCACCGGTACAGCTTACGTCCGGCCACCCCCCGGCGTACGCCGGGGGCACGGCGGGAACAACAACGGGGACAACACACAACCCCCGCCGGATCATCCGGCGGGGGTCGGCGAGTCTCAGCAATTTCCACGGTGGTCCGTGATCACTTGCCCGTGTGCTTCTCGTACGCCTTGAGCACTTCCTCGGTGGGGCCGTCCATCAGCATCTCGCCCTTCTCCAGCCACACCACCCGGTCGCAGGTGTCGCGGATCGACTTGTTGCTGTGGCTGACCAGGAAGACGGTGCCGGCCTCCTTGCGCAGTTCGCGGATGCGCTTCTCGGAGCGCCGCTGGAACTGCCGGTCGCCGGTGGCCAGCGCCTCGTCGATCATCAGCACGTCGTGGTTCTTGGCCGCCGCGATCGAGAAGCGCAGCCGGGCCGCCATGCCGGAGGAGTACGTCCGCATCGGCAGCGAGATGAAGTCGCCCTTGTCGTTGATGCCGGAGAAGTCCACGATGCCCTTGTAGCGGTCGCGGATCTCCTCCTGCGTCATGCCCATGGCCAGGCCGCCGAGGATGACATTGCGCTCACCGGTCAGGTCGTTCATCAGGGCCGCGTTGACACCCAGCAGGGAGGGCTGGCCGTCGGTGTAGATCTGGCCGCTCTCCGGCGGCAGCAGTCCGGCGATGGCCCGCAGGATCGTCGACTTGCCCGAGCCGTTGGAACCGATGATGCCGATCGCCTCGCCGCGGTAGGCGGTGAAGCTCACCCCGCGCACCGCGTGCACCCGGCGGACGTTCGGCGACTTCTTGCGGGACACCAGCCGGCCGAGCGCCGCGACGGCGCTGCCCTTGCCGGTGCCCGCGCCGTGCACGGTGTAGACGATGTGCACGTCGTCCACGATCACGGTGGGGATACGAGCCTCGGTGGCGGTCTGCACCGGGGGAAGCGTCTGTGTCTCAGCCACGGCCATACGACTCCTCCGCCTTCCAGAAGTAGATGTACCCGCCGACCCCGACGACCACCGCCCAGCCCACCGCCGCGGCCCACACGTGCGGCGGGAGCTGCGACGCGGTCACACTGTCGATCAGCGCGAAACGGATCAGGCCGATGTAGACCGCGGCCGGGTTGAGGTCGAGCACGATCCGCACGAAGTGCGGCGCCGTGCTGGTGAGCTTGTCGATGCTGTACATGACGCCGGACACATACATCCAGGTGCGCAGCAGGAACGGCATCAGCTGCGCGAGGTCGGTCATCTTACTGCCGAGCCGGGCGACCGTCATCGCCAGGCCGGTGTTGAAGACCCACTGGGTGATCAGCGCGGGGATCACCAGCAGCCAGGAGAGCGTGGGCACCTCGCCGGTCATCAGCACGATCGCCAGCAGGACGAACATCGACATCATCAGCTGCTGGAGCTGCATCAGGGTGAAGGCGATCGGCATCGAGGCGCGCGGGAAGTGCAGCGCCCTGATCAGCCCGAGGTTGCCGGAGACCGCCCGCACCCCGCTGAGCACCGAGGACTGGGTGAAGGTGAAGATGAAGACGCCGGTGACCAGGAAGGCGATGAAGTTGTCGATGCCCCTGCTGGTGCCGATCAGCAGACCGAAGATCAAGTAGTAGACCGCCGCGTTCAGCAGCGGTGTCATGACCTGCCAGAGCTGGCCGAGGCGGGCCTGGGTGTACTGGGCCTGGGTGCGGGCCTTGGCGAACTCGTTGATGAAATGTCGACGGCCCCAGAGCTGTCGGGTGTACTCGGCCAGACCGGGCCGGGCCCCGCTGACGGACAGACCGTACTTGGCCGCAAGCTGGGCGGGGCTGAGGCCGTCGTCGGCCGAGGGTGCCGGTGGGGCTCCGACGGCGACCGCACCATTGTGCGTTGTCTCGCTCACAGTTGACACTTTCGTCCTCAATGTGCGCGCCGGGGGAAGGGGAGGCCCCGGGCTGCGCCTGATGCTCTCAGGTCCGAGCTTGTCAGATGATCGGGGGTCGGCCTAGTCGGGTCAACTTCCACACCGTCCGCCACCTCATCGCCCGCCGCGGGCCGCACGGGGTCGTCCAGCCCTCGCGGAAACCGCCGAACCACGCGCGCAGCGCGGACCCGGACGGCCTACGCGCCAGAGTGAGCACAAGCCATACGCCGAGATACACCGGAACGAGCGGCCACGGCAAATTGCGCCGGGCCAGCCAGACCCGGTTGCGGGCCACCATACGGTGGTAGACCGCGTGCCGGGCGGGCGAGGTGGTCGGGTGGTGCAGCACCATGTCGGCGCGGTAGTCGATCATCCAGCCCGCGTCAAGGGCTCTCCAGGCCAGATCCGTTTCCTCGTGCGCGTAGAAGAACTCGGCCGGCAGCACCCCGGCCTGCTCGAAGACCTTGCTGCGGACCGCGCAGGCGCCGCCGAGGAAGGTGGTCACCCGGGAGCCGCGCATCGGGTCCGAGGCGCGCAGCCGCGGCACATGGCGGCGCTGGGTGACGCCGGTCACCGGGTCGGCGATCCGGAAGCTGATGATGCCCAGCTCCGGGTCGGCGGCGAAGGCCGCCCTGACCAGCTCGGCGGTGTCGTCGAAGGGCAGCAGCCCGTCGTCGTCGAGGAAGAGCACCGCGTCGACGTCCCGGCCGGCGGGCCCGAACATCTCGATGCCCACATTGCGGCCGCCGGGGATGCCCAGGTTCTCCGGGAGTTCCGCGGTGCGCACCCCGGCGTGGGTGACCGGCGGCAGCGGGGCTCCGTTGCCGACCAGGGCCACCGCGACGGCCGGGCCCTGCTGCTTGGCGACCGAGTCCAGCAGGTCCTGGAGTTCGGCGGGACGGTTGCCCATGGTCAGGACCACCGCGCCGAGCGTCAGCGGCGTGCTCACTTGAGCCTGCTCGACGCGAGGACGGAGACCAGGTGCAGCAGGGTCTGGAGCAGCGCGATGCCGGCCAGTACGGCCACGCCGAGCCGGGTGAAGAACAGGTCGTCGCGGATCTGGTCCACGACCGCGAGCACCAGGATGAACAGGGACGCCTCGACGCCGAGCACCAGCCGGTGGAACTTCAGTGCGGCGGCCGCCCGGCGGGCCAGGGCCACCCCGGAGGAGCGCGGCTCCGACGCCGCCTCCTTGACCGGCGGGAGCCCGCCCTGGTGGCGGGCCACACCGACGAGGTCGGTCTCCGCCTTGATCAGCACGGCCCCGAGCGCGGCGAGGGTGCCGAGGAAGGCCCACAGCCAGTCGATCCGGCCGCTGCCCCACAGATCGGCGGCGCGCAGCCCGAAGCCGACCAGCACGGCGGCGTCGCACAGGTAGGCGCCGACGCGGTCGAGGTAGACGCCCGCGAGGGAGAACTGCTTCTTCCAGCGGGCGACCTCGCCGTCGACGCAGTCCAGCAGCAGATAGAGCTGGACCGCGACCACGCCGAGCACCGCGCCGGGGATCCCCGGCACCAGCAGGGCCGGGGCGGCGAGCACGCCGCAGACGGTCATCACGTACGTCAGCTGGTTGGGGGTGATCCGGGTCGGCACGATGTACCGGTCTATGCGGAGCGAGAGCTCGCGCATGTAAAGGCGCCCGGCCCAGTGCTCGCCGCTGCGCCGGTCCTTCACCCCCGGGGGGTGAACGACCGGGCGCAGTTCAGCTACTGATGGTTTTGGCATAGTCGGCGTATGCGTCCCTGATCTGAGTGGCGGACAGGTCGAGGTGTTCCAGGATCGTGTAGCGCCCGGGGCGGGTCTGCGGCGCGTAGCGCACCGCTTCGACGAACTCCTGAGCGGTGAAGCCGATCTCGTCGGGCCCCACGGGCAGCCCGTGGCGGCGAAGTGCGGTGGCGATCAGCGCGGACTCGGCGTGGGCGCCGCGCAGGTGCATCGCGAAGGCGGCGCCGAGCCCGACCTGCTCACCGTGGGCGGCGGCCCGCTTGGGGTGGAGCAGGTCGAGGGCGTGGCTGATCTCGTGGCAGGCGCCGGACGAGGGGCGGGTGTCGCCGCTGATCGACATGGCGATCCCGGTGAGCACCAGGCCCTCGGCGAGGGTGACCAGGAAGGCGTCGTCGCCGATGCCGCCGGGGTGGCGGAGCACCGCCTCGCCCGCGCTGCGGGCCATGGCGGCGGCCAGGCCGTCGATCGGCTCACCGGTCTCGCGGTGGGACAGCTCCCAGTCCGCGATGGCCGAGAGGTTGGAGACCGCGTCGCCGATGCCGGCCCTGACGTAGCGGGCCGGGGCCTCGCGGATCACGTCGAGGTCGATGACGACCGCTATCGGCGTGGGGACGCCGTAGGAGCCGCGGCCGTTGTCGTTGTCCAGGGTGGACACCGGCGAGCACAGGCCGTCGTGCGAGAGGTTGGTGGCGACCGCGACCATGGGCAGGCCCACCCGGGCCGCCGCGTACTTGGTCACGTCGATGATCTTGCCGCCGCCGAGGCCGACGACCGCGTCGTAGCGCTTGCCGCGGATGGCGTCGGCGAGCTTCACGGCCGCGTCGATGGTGCCGCCCTCGACCGGGTACCAGTCGGCGCCGGGCAGTTCGGGGGCGAGCCGTTCGCGCAGCCGGGCGCCCGAGCCCTCGCTCGCGGCGATGGCGAGCTTGCCCGAGGTGGAGATCCGCTGGTCCGCGAGGAGCTTGGACAGGTCGGCGAGCGCCCCGCCGCGGATGTCGACGACGACCGGCGAGGGGATCAGCCGGGTCAGTACTGGCACGCGATCTCCCGGCCCCTGGCCAGATCGGCGTGGTTGTCGATCTCGACCCAGGACACGTCGCCTATGGGTGCCACGTCGATGGTGAAGCCGCGGTCGACCAGCTCCTGGTAGCCGTCCTCGTAGTACAGGTCGGGGTCCCGTTCGAAGGTGACCTTGAGCGCGTCGGCCAGCTCGGCGGCGGCCTCGGGCTCGATCAGGGTCACCCCGATGTACTCGCCGGTGGCGTCGGCCGGGTCCATCAGCTTGGTGATCCGGCGCACCCCACGGCCGGGCGCGGTGACGACCTTCATCTCCTCGTCGGCGAGGCGCTTGACGGTGTCGAGCGCCAGGATGATCCGGCGGCCCTCACCGCGGGCGGCGAGCAGCGTCCGCTCGACGGAGACCGGGTGCACGGTGTCGCCGTTGACCAGAATCACTCCCTGGGTGAGGACGTCCCGGGCGCACCACAGGGAGTAGGCGTTGTTCCACTCCTCGGCCTTGTCGTTGTCGATCAGCGTGAGGGCGAGGCCGTACTTCGCCTCCAGGGCCGCCTTGCGCTCGTAGACGGCCTCCTTGCGGTAGCCGACGACGACGGCGGCCTCGGTGAGGCCGATCTCGGCGAAGTTCGCCAGGGTCAGGTCGAGGACGGTGGGGCCGTCGGGCGCGCCGTCGGGGCCGACCGGCACCAGCGCCTTGGGCAGCGTGTCCGTGTACGGACGCAGACGGCGTCCGGCGCCGGCCGCCAGCACGAGGCCGATCATGCGGGTTCTCCTGATTCGTCGTGGACCGCCGGGGCGCCCGAGGACACCCAGAAGCGGATGCTCTCGGCGAGGACCAGCAGCGCGAGGGCGCCGGCGAGGACCGCCAGCGCGACCGTGAGCCCGGTGCCGTGGGCGAGGGCGGCGGTGAGGACCGCCACCAGCAGCGTCCGGCCCTCGTGGCCGCCCGCCGCCCGGACCAGGGCCCGCGGGGGCGCCCCGGTGCCGCCGCGGATGCGGTACACGGTGTCGTAGTGATGGTAGGCGACGGCTGCCACCAGTCCGAATGCCGCCGGCAACGCTCCGTTCACCTGGGAGACGGCCGCGAGCGCCAGGATCGTGACGTACTCCCCCGCCCGGAACAGCGGCGGGACCAGCCAGTCGAGCGCGCCCTTGAGCGGGCGGGCGGTGGACAGGGCCGAGGTCAGCACGTAACCGACGGCGGCCACGGAGGGCCACCAGCTGCCGCGCGGGGCGAGCGCGGCGGTGGCGATCAGCGCGCCGGTGCCCAGCAGGGCGAGGGCGGGCGGCGCGAAGGCGGGCAGCCGGCGGGCGAGCGGGCGCAGGACGCGGGCGCCGGCCTCGGCGAGCGGTCCGCTGTCGGCGAGATCGGCCAGCGCCTGGGCGGCGCGGTCGGTGCGCCGGGCCCTGCGGGTCAGCGAGCGCAGTACGCGCCCGGCGGTGGTGTAGCAGGCGGCCAGCGCGCAGCCGACCAGCAGGACGACGAAGGTGATCCGCGGTGTCGTGACCGCGGTGAGCACGGCGATCAGCGCCCAGCGCTCACCGATCGGCAGCACGATCATCCGGCGCACCCACACGGTCCAGCCGACGCTGTCGAGGCGGCCGGACAGGGCGGCGGTGGGGCTGGTGTTGGCGGTCGCGTCGTGGTTGGCCTCGTTGAAGGCGAAGTCCACGACGTGCCGGCAGGTCTGGAGCACCATGGCGCCGAGCGCCAGCGCCCATACATCGTCCCCGCCGCGGGCGGCGCCCAGCGCGAGTCCGGCGTAGTAGGCGTACTCCTTGGCCCGGTCGAAGGTGGCGTCGAGCCAGGCGCCGAGCGTGGAGTACTGCAACGAGTAGCGGGCCAGCTGGCCGTCGGTGCAGTCCAGCACGAAGGAGGCGAGCAGCAGCACACCGGCGGCGACATAGCCGCCGCGGGTGCCGGTGGCCGCGCATCCTGCGGCGATCAGCGCGACGACCAGCGAGGCGGTGGTGACCTGGTTGGGCGTGAGGCCGCGCCGGGCGCACCAGCGGGCGAGGTAGCGGGAGTACGGGCTGACGCAGTGGGTGGTGA
It encodes the following:
- the hpnC gene encoding squalene synthase HpnC, giving the protein MTGDDTSRAVLDKAARENFPVAPVFLPRAWRRDLMAVYGFARLVDDIGDGDLAGGGRADAVLLGLDPQAAEDRLAMLDAFEADLRKVFDGTPAHPLLTALQPTVRRHRLTPDPFLGLIGANRQDQHVRRYSTYDELLAYCELSANPVGRLVLSITGTSTPERIRHSDAVCTALQIVEHIQDVAEDLGRDRVYLPAEDMKRYAVEEADLAAPHANERVRELVAFEAERARDLLYEGTPLVGSVRGRLRLLLAGFVGGGRAALKAVEGARYDVLAGPPKATKPSLLREVGSTLRREG
- a CDS encoding ABC transporter ATP-binding protein; the protein is MAVAETQTLPPVQTATEARIPTVIVDDVHIVYTVHGAGTGKGSAVAALGRLVSRKKSPNVRRVHAVRGVSFTAYRGEAIGIIGSNGSGKSTILRAIAGLLPPESGQIYTDGQPSLLGVNAALMNDLTGERNVILGGLAMGMTQEEIRDRYKGIVDFSGINDKGDFISLPMRTYSSGMAARLRFSIAAAKNHDVLMIDEALATGDRQFQRRSEKRIRELRKEAGTVFLVSHSNKSIRDTCDRVVWLEKGEMLMDGPTEEVLKAYEKHTGK
- a CDS encoding ABC transporter permease, with amino-acid sequence MSETTHNGAVAVGAPPAPSADDGLSPAQLAAKYGLSVSGARPGLAEYTRQLWGRRHFINEFAKARTQAQYTQARLGQLWQVMTPLLNAAVYYLIFGLLIGTSRGIDNFIAFLVTGVFIFTFTQSSVLSGVRAVSGNLGLIRALHFPRASMPIAFTLMQLQQLMMSMFVLLAIVLMTGEVPTLSWLLVIPALITQWVFNTGLAMTVARLGSKMTDLAQLMPFLLRTWMYVSGVMYSIDKLTSTAPHFVRIVLDLNPAAVYIGLIRFALIDSVTASQLPPHVWAAAVGWAVVVGVGGYIYFWKAEESYGRG
- a CDS encoding glycosyltransferase family 2 protein gives rise to the protein MGNRPAELQDLLDSVAKQQGPAVAVALVGNGAPLPPVTHAGVRTAELPENLGIPGGRNVGIEMFGPAGRDVDAVLFLDDDGLLPFDDTAELVRAAFAADPELGIISFRIADPVTGVTQRRHVPRLRASDPMRGSRVTTFLGGACAVRSKVFEQAGVLPAEFFYAHEETDLAWRALDAGWMIDYRADMVLHHPTTSPARHAVYHRMVARNRVWLARRNLPWPLVPVYLGVWLVLTLARRPSGSALRAWFGGFREGWTTPCGPRRAMRWRTVWKLTRLGRPPII
- a CDS encoding CDP-alcohol phosphatidyltransferase family protein, with translation MPKPSVAELRPVVHPPGVKDRRSGEHWAGRLYMRELSLRIDRYIVPTRITPNQLTYVMTVCGVLAAPALLVPGIPGAVLGVVAVQLYLLLDCVDGEVARWKKQFSLAGVYLDRVGAYLCDAAVLVGFGLRAADLWGSGRIDWLWAFLGTLAALGAVLIKAETDLVGVARHQGGLPPVKEAASEPRSSGVALARRAAAALKFHRLVLGVEASLFILVLAVVDQIRDDLFFTRLGVAVLAGIALLQTLLHLVSVLASSRLK
- a CDS encoding iron-containing alcohol dehydrogenase family protein, yielding MPVLTRLIPSPVVVDIRGGALADLSKLLADQRISTSGKLAIAASEGSGARLRERLAPELPGADWYPVEGGTIDAAVKLADAIRGKRYDAVVGLGGGKIIDVTKYAAARVGLPMVAVATNLSHDGLCSPVSTLDNDNGRGSYGVPTPIAVVIDLDVIREAPARYVRAGIGDAVSNLSAIADWELSHRETGEPIDGLAAAMARSAGEAVLRHPGGIGDDAFLVTLAEGLVLTGIAMSISGDTRPSSGACHEISHALDLLHPKRAAAHGEQVGLGAAFAMHLRGAHAESALIATALRRHGLPVGPDEIGFTAQEFVEAVRYAPQTRPGRYTILEHLDLSATQIRDAYADYAKTISS
- a CDS encoding phosphocholine cytidylyltransferase family protein — its product is MIGLVLAAGAGRRLRPYTDTLPKALVPVGPDGAPDGPTVLDLTLANFAEIGLTEAAVVVGYRKEAVYERKAALEAKYGLALTLIDNDKAEEWNNAYSLWCARDVLTQGVILVNGDTVHPVSVERTLLAARGEGRRIILALDTVKRLADEEMKVVTAPGRGVRRITKLMDPADATGEYIGVTLIEPEAAAELADALKVTFERDPDLYYEDGYQELVDRGFTIDVAPIGDVSWVEIDNHADLARGREIACQY
- a CDS encoding DUF5941 domain-containing protein is translated as MPTAILTGPPVAGSPSPLGDDLRALGFQVVEADTPDAVAQRLAQVPPADRVAVVDRRFLGHRHALRLALTDPRFDAAAVPGALSAQAAARPALTRALAAMTGPAAVGAAAGQGAAAADGAAPSALTLAADVPADVLAHALAAEGVEPHRPELGVLVAAVPADPAARAAAAEAVAAVDEESVRLRSAVKSRDGFFTTHCVSPYSRYLARWCARRGLTPNQVTTASLVVALIAAGCAATGTRGGYVAAGVLLLASFVLDCTDGQLARYSLQYSTLGAWLDATFDRAKEYAYYAGLALGAARGGDDVWALALGAMVLQTCRHVVDFAFNEANHDATANTSPTAALSGRLDSVGWTVWVRRMIVLPIGERWALIAVLTAVTTPRITFVVLLVGCALAACYTTAGRVLRSLTRRARRTDRAAQALADLADSGPLAEAGARVLRPLARRLPAFAPPALALLGTGALIATAALAPRGSWWPSVAAVGYVLTSALSTARPLKGALDWLVPPLFRAGEYVTILALAAVSQVNGALPAAFGLVAAVAYHHYDTVYRIRGGTGAPPRALVRAAGGHEGRTLLVAVLTAALAHGTGLTVALAVLAGALALLVLAESIRFWVSSGAPAVHDESGEPA